The following proteins are encoded in a genomic region of Montipora foliosa isolate CH-2021 chromosome 8, ASM3666993v2, whole genome shotgun sequence:
- the LOC137968037 gene encoding acidic leucine-rich nuclear phosphoprotein 32 family member E-like, translated as MKILVLSIVIGFVSTVGLATPDNQEDKTSQDELLRDAAADIESYNSERHPYLDSEDENSKLEDFSNDEDERDSELEDDLDDYENGDYEEQSELEDEFESDENFAGDEGDDRDANTEENDGITEERVSDIKAGDNKIDANYYEEGEEHSVKRLSDPDRFGGRRVRGDKRRRRRIFRGRKPIYRRKRFNRRRKRLRRGGKPIRFRKRFTRARFCRGRRRR; from the exons ATGAAAATACTcgttctttcaattgttatcgGCTTTGTGTCGACTGTTGGTCTTGCAACTCCAGACAACCAAGAAGATAAAACATCACAAGACGAATTGTTACGAGATGCTGCGGCTGACATAGAGTCATACAATTCGGAAAG ACACCCATACCTCGACAGCGAGGACGAGAACTCGAAATTGGAGGACTTCAGTAACGATGAAGACGAAAGGGACAG TGAATTGGAAGATGACCTTGACGATTATGAAAACGGTGACTATGAAGAGCAAAG CGAGTTGGAAGATGAATTTGAAAGCGATGAAAACTTTGCGGGGGATGAAGGAGATGATCGAGATGCAAACACAGAAGAGAACGATGGTATTACAGAGGAAAG GGTTTCTGATATAAAAGCTGGTGACAACAAAATTGACGCTAATTACTACGAGGAAGGTGAAGAACATAGTGTTAAAAGATTATCAGACCCCGATCGCTTTGGAGGAAGAAGGGTTCGAGGAGACAAGCGACGAAGAAGACGTATCTTCCGAGGTAGAAAACCCATCTACCGTAGAAAACGTTTCAATCGAAGGAGAAAACGCCTGCGACGTGGCGGAAAACCTATCAGATTTCGAAAACGTTTCACCCGTGCACGATTTTGTCGCGGCCGAAGACGACGATAG